Proteins encoded together in one Passer domesticus isolate bPasDom1 chromosome 6, bPasDom1.hap1, whole genome shotgun sequence window:
- the LOC135302570 gene encoding inverted formin-2-like isoform X4, producing the protein MAERRGMEARQQQGGVGGTRLGLQNKPFTMSIKKEGAHKKWAALKEKLGPQETDQSEANLENAEPELCIRLLQMPSVVNYSGLKKRLENSDDAWMVQFLELSGLDLLLEALDRLSGRGVARISDALLQLTCISCVRAVMNSHKGIEYIVSNEGYVRKLFQALDTTNVMVKKQIFELLAALCIYSSDGHSLALDALDHYKSVKNQQYRFSIIMNELSNTDNVPYMVTLLSAINAIILGKEELRTRTQIRNEFIGLQLLDVLDKLR; encoded by the exons ATGGCTGAGCGCAGGGGGATGGAGGcgcggcagcagcagggaggtgtcGGTGGGACCCGGTTGGGGCTGCAG aacAAACCATTCACCATGTCAATTAAAAAGGAAGGTGCCCACAAGAAGTGGGCTGCCCTGAAGGAGAAACTCGGGCCCCAGGAGACTGACCAGTCAGAGGCCAACCTGGAAAATGCAGAACCAGAGCTGTGCATCCGTCTCCTGCAAATGCCCTCAGTGGTGAACTACTCCGGGCTGAAGAAGAGGCTGGAGAACAGTGATGATGCCTGGATGGTGCAGTTCCTGGAGCTGTCTGGGCTGGATCTCCTCCTggaggccctggacaggctgtcAGGGCGAGGAGTGGCCAGGATATCTGATGCCTTGCTTCAGCTCACCTGCATTAGCTGCGTGCGGGCAGTCATGAACTCCCACAAGGGCATAGAATACATTGTGAGCAACGAGGGCTACGTCAGGAAACTCTTCCAAG CACTTGACACAACTAATGTCATGgtcaaaaagcaaatatttgagCTCCTGGCTGCACTGTGCATTTACTCATCAGATGGGCACTCTCTGGCTCTGGATGCTTTGGACCATTACAAG AGTGTGAAGAACCAGCAGTATCGGTTCAGCATCATCATGAACGAGCTGTCCAACACAGACAACGTGCCCtacatggtgacactgctgagTGCCATCAACGCCATCATCCTGGGCAAAGAAGAGCTGAGAACAAGGACACAAATCAGAAATGAGTTCATAG ggctgcagctgttGGATGTTTTAGACAAGCTGAGGTAA
- the LOC135302570 gene encoding inverted formin-2-like isoform X1 has product MSIKKEGAHKKWAALKEKLGPQETDQSEANLENAEPELCIRLLQMPSVVNYSGLKKRLENSDDAWMVQFLELSGLDLLLEALDRLSGRGVARISDALLQLTCISCVRAVMNSHKGIEYIVSNEGYVRKLFQALDTTNVMVKKQIFELLAALCIYSSDGHSLALDALDHYKSVKNQQYRFSIIMNELSNTDNVPYMVTLLSAINAIILGKEELRTRTQIRNEFIGLQLLDVLDKLRDIEEEDLLIQCDTFEEFKIEDDEELLRICDGINMNDHHEVFSSLFNKVSRSPVSVQLLSILQSLLHLEPSHHSSLLLWESLDAVVNRALLLANDIQGNTVEEVIERLLSIKKHPNKQKRAENRLPGSAAGGVQAEPEPCARAARCPVGSSNPTRAPATSSGPLDNEKKISSCQFTACCALPEKSNPPSNTAPNPAPPAPPPPPSGTAAVTPTSPMTNTPPAPPLPGIPPPPPPLPGMGGIPPPPPPPLPGMGGIPPPPPPLPGMGGIPPPPPPLPGMGGIPPPPPPLPGMGGIPPPPPPLPGMGGIPPPPPPLPGMVGIPPPPPPLPGMGGIPPPPPLLPGMTGDHIEAVVASQYSCPLGLGRPPRKAVKTPTLRMKKLNWQKLPSNVVRESHSMWASVSSSSEETIEPNYSSIEQLFCFPQPAPKEKTAAPVKAEPKEITFLDSKKSLNLNIFLKQFKCSNEEVTAMIQNGDRTKFDVEVLKQLLKLLPEKHEIENLKAFKEEKSKLANADQFYLLLLQIPSYQLRIECMLICEETTVVLDMIQPKAEAIRRACEDLLTSHRLPVFCQLILKVGNFLNYGSHTGDADGFKISTLLKLTETKANQTRITLLHHILEEVENSHKDLLELPKDLEYVSKAAGINLDIIRTESGTNLKKLLELQKKVLSSNEDVKQQYEKPIQDSIDASRKLEEEFETIEKKREELANYLCEDPSKLSLEDIFSIMKTFRDLFIRALKENKDRKEQAAKAEKRKKQLEEEEGKRQKGENGKVIKKGLVKQEEVCVIDALLADIRKGFTLRKTKNRHEAEAVPKPSSAESPEESQPGQSMKDPQAAGKQIDDKTKQNKDDHPSESTPPSTTAPMETGGGVTNASASENSAGGGLPLESQTKSSSESMVEADGASQTMLSLGMEQPNNVESLQPSSKSGSLAFSVADIGTRISFVSSTSASALRDQLSWTNGSMPEGQDKECPPDGSEGAQPAPCSDAQQAESKEMTKENEDPGTDSLLDTSQDKAFSEEPATDSSCSATLPPEQTHSDREKQRPSGKRKKKKRHSKSYSGVMARQKV; this is encoded by the exons ATGTCAATTAAAAAGGAAGGTGCCCACAAGAAGTGGGCTGCCCTGAAGGAGAAACTCGGGCCCCAGGAGACTGACCAGTCAGAGGCCAACCTGGAAAATGCAGAACCAGAGCTGTGCATCCGTCTCCTGCAAATGCCCTCAGTGGTGAACTACTCCGGGCTGAAGAAGAGGCTGGAGAACAGTGATGATGCCTGGATGGTGCAGTTCCTGGAGCTGTCTGGGCTGGATCTCCTCCTggaggccctggacaggctgtcAGGGCGAGGAGTGGCCAGGATATCTGATGCCTTGCTTCAGCTCACCTGCATTAGCTGCGTGCGGGCAGTCATGAACTCCCACAAGGGCATAGAATACATTGTGAGCAACGAGGGCTACGTCAGGAAACTCTTCCAAG CACTTGACACAACTAATGTCATGgtcaaaaagcaaatatttgagCTCCTGGCTGCACTGTGCATTTACTCATCAGATGGGCACTCTCTGGCTCTGGATGCTTTGGACCATTACAAG AGTGTGAAGAACCAGCAGTATCGGTTCAGCATCATCATGAACGAGCTGTCCAACACAGACAACGTGCCCtacatggtgacactgctgagTGCCATCAACGCCATCATCCTGGGCAAAGAAGAGCTGAGAACAAGGACACAAATCAGAAATGAGTTCATAG ggctgcagctgttGGATGTTTTAGACAAGCTGAG AGACATCGAGGAGGAGGATCTGCTTATCCAGTGTGACACATTTGAGGAGTTCAAAATAGAGGATGATGAGGAGTTATTAAGGATATGTGATGGCATAAACATGAATGATCATCATGAGGTCTTTTCATCTCTCTTCAACAAA gtgagCCGCTCTCCAGTCTCTGTCCAGCTGCTGTCCAtcctgcagagcctgctgcaCTTGGAACCCTCTCATCACTCCAGCCTCCTGCTCTGGGAGTCCTTGGATGCCGTAGTGAACAGAGCCCTTTTGCTCGCCAATGACA TCCAAGGGAACACAGTTGAAGAGGTCATTGAGAGGCTGCTGTCTATCAAAAAACATCCAAACAAGCAAAAGCGAGCTGAAAACCGCCTGCCTGGGAGCGCAGCTGGAGGTGTCCAGGCTGAGCCAGAGCCATGTGCACGTGCAGCTCGGTGTCCAGTGGGATCATCAAACCCCACCAGGGCACCAGCAACATCCTCAGGGCCACTGGACAACGAAAAGAAGATCTCATCCTGCCAGTTCAcagcctgctgtgctctgccagaGAAATCTAACCCTCCCTCCAACACTGCTCCCAACCCGGCACCTCCAGCCCCACCACCTCCAccctctggcacagcagctgtgaccCCCACATCCCCCATGACAAACacacctccagcccctccactcCCTGGCATCCCTCCCCCTCCACCCCCACTGCCTGGCATGGGGGGtattccccctcctcctccacctccatTACCTGGCATGGGTGGTATCCCACCCCCTCCACCTCCACTGCCTGGCATGGGGggcattcctcctcctccacctccacTGCCTGGCATGGGTGGTATCCCACCCCCTCCACCTCCCTTACCTGGCATGGGTGGTATCCCTCCCCCTCCACCTCCCTTACCTGGCATGGGTGGTATCCCTCCCCCTCCACCTCCCTTACCTGGCATGGTTGGTATCCCTCCCCCTCCACCTCCCTTACCTGGCATGGGGggcattcctcctcctccacccctcctTCCTGGCATGACAGGAGATCACATAGAAGCCGTGGTGGCCTCCCAGTACAGCTGCCCCCTGGGCTTGGGCAGGCCTCCCCGCAAGGCAGTGAAGACACCAACGCTGAGAATGAAGAAGCTGAACTGGCAGAAGCTGCCCTCCAACGTGGTGAGAG AGAGCCACTCGATGTGGGCTtcagtgagcagcagcagtgaggaaaCGATAGAGCCCAACTACAGCAGCATTGAGCAGCTGTTCTGCTTCCCACAGCCAGCCCCCAAGGAGAAGACAGCAGCACCAGTGAAGGCAGAGCCGAAGGAG ATCACATTTTTGGACTCCAAGAAAAGTCTCAATTTGAACATATTTTTGAAGCAATTTAAATG ctccaatGAAGAGGTGACTGCCATGATCCAGAATGGGGACCGGACCAAGTTTGATGTTGAGGTTCTGAAGCAGTTGCTGAAGCTGCTGCCTGAAAAGCATGAG ATAGAAAACCTGAAGGCCTTCAAAGAGGAGAAATCAAAGCTAGCAAATGCAGATCAGTTCTATCTTCTCCTCCTTCAGATTCCCAG CTACCAGCTGCGCATTGAGTGTATGCTGATCTGTGAAGAGACCACCGTCGTGCTCGACATGATTCAGCCCAAAGCTGAAGCCATCCGCAGAGCCTGTGAAG ATCTTCTGACCAGTCATCGCCTGCCAGTCTTTTGTCAACTGATTCTCAAAGTTGGAAACTTTCTGAACTAT GGAAGTCACACAGGCGATGCCGATGGGTTTAAAATCAGCACTTTACTCAAACTAACAGAAACCAAAGCCAACCAAACCCGCATTACACTGCTCCACCATATTCTAGAG gAAGTAGAAAACAGCCACAAGGACCTACTGGAGCTGCCAAAGGATCTTGAATATGTTTCAAAAGCAGCAGG AATTAATCTTGATATTATACGCACGGAGTCTGGTACCAATTTAAAGAAGTTGCTGGAGCTTCAGAAGAAAGTCTTATCATCAAATGAGGATGTGAAACAACAGTATGAGAAACCCATCCAG GACAGCATTGATGCCTCCAGAAAGCTGGAAGAAGAATTTGAAACCATTGAAAAGAAGAGAGAGGAACTTGCAAATTATCTCTGTGAAGATCCAAGCAAGTTGTCCTTGGAGGACATATTTAGCATCATGAAGACCTTCAGAGATCTCTTCATCCGAGCTCTGAAG GAAAACAAGGACAGAAAGGAGCAAGCTGCCAAagcagaaaagaggaaaaaacagctAGAAGAGGAAGAGGGGAAGAGACAGAagggagaaaatggaaaagtca tcaagaaggggctggtgaagCAGGAGGAGGTGTGTGTCATCGACGCCCTGCTCGCCGACATCAGGAAGGGGTTCACGCTCAGGAAGACGAAGAACAGACACGAGGCAGAGGCAGTTCCTAAACCCTCgtctgcagagagcccagaggaaaGCCAGCCTG GACAGAGCATGAAGGATCCACAAGCAGCAGGGAAGCAGATTGATGACAAGACCAAGCAAAACAAGGATGATCATCCCTCAGAAAGCACTCCTCCCTCAACCACTGCCCCAATGGAGACAGGTGGAGGTGTTACAAATGCTTCAGCTTCTGAAAACAGTGCTGGAGGAGGTCTGCCACTGGAGTCCCAGACCAAAAGCTCCTCAGAGAGCATGGTGGAAGCTGATGGAGCCAGTCAGACCATGCTGAGCcttgggatggagcagccaaACAACGTGGAAAGCCTCCAGCCCAGCTCAAAGAGCGGCTCCCTTGCCTTCTCTGTGGCTGACATAGGCACAAGGATAAGCTTTGTGAGCAGCACTTCAGCCTCTGCTctgagagaccagctcagctggacTAACGGGTCCATGCCAGAAGGCCAGGACAAGGAGTGCCCACCTGATGGCTCAGAGGGtgctcagcctgctccctgcagtgATGCCCAGCAGGCAGAGTCAAAAGAAATGACCAAGGAAAATGAAGACCCCGGTACAGACTCGCTGTTGGACACATCTCAAGACAAGGCCTTCTCAGAGGAGCCAGCCACCGACTCCTCTTGCTCAGCAACACTTCCCCCAGAGCAGACTCACAGTGACAGGGAAAAGCAGAGGCCatcagggaaaaggaagaagaagaagaggcaCAGCAAAAGCTACTCAG